In Bythopirellula goksoeyrii, a single window of DNA contains:
- a CDS encoding ammonium transporter: MFKWYQVAIGAFLISGIVSASVPVQAQELAEVAAKADEAALAGHNAWMLTSCALVLFMTAPGLAMFYGGLVRSKNVLSIMMQCLFLMGLMTILWALYGYSLSFGGDGPYIGNSDYLFMKNVERTWDEATKAPIEPMAGAIPRYTHMLFQGMFFIITPALICGAFAERMKFSAMVVFSILWGTLVYCPLCHWVWGGGILAFGSDHGLQGGALDFAGGTVVHISSGVSALICALLLGKRKGFGTSDLRPHNLTYTILGAAMLWVGWFGFNAGSELASDGLTSSAFAVTHFSAAAGVLGWAFYEWITNGKPSVLGAASGAVAGLVCITPAAGFVNPMPAILMGAAAGVVCALACGKLKNSFGYDDSLDAFGVHGVGGTLGAILTGVFATRACWNIAEGEPLGMLEGGNVMPGQLTAIVVTWVFSIVATLIILKIVDVAIGLRVDENSEVRGLDLTEHGEEGYIFV; the protein is encoded by the coding sequence ATGTTCAAGTGGTATCAAGTTGCTATTGGTGCGTTTCTAATTTCTGGAATTGTTTCAGCGAGCGTGCCTGTTCAGGCCCAGGAGTTGGCCGAAGTTGCTGCGAAAGCTGATGAAGCAGCCCTCGCAGGCCACAATGCTTGGATGCTTACTTCCTGTGCCCTGGTACTGTTTATGACGGCTCCCGGTTTGGCCATGTTTTATGGAGGCTTGGTGCGCAGTAAGAATGTCCTGAGCATCATGATGCAGTGCCTGTTCCTGATGGGACTGATGACCATACTCTGGGCCTTGTATGGGTATAGTCTCTCCTTTGGTGGCGACGGCCCTTACATCGGCAACTCCGACTACCTCTTCATGAAAAATGTCGAACGCACCTGGGACGAAGCAACCAAGGCTCCGATTGAACCCATGGCAGGAGCGATTCCGCGCTATACCCACATGCTCTTCCAGGGAATGTTCTTCATCATTACGCCCGCACTGATCTGTGGAGCCTTCGCAGAACGGATGAAATTCAGTGCAATGGTGGTCTTCAGTATTCTTTGGGGAACGTTGGTCTACTGCCCTCTCTGCCATTGGGTATGGGGGGGAGGGATTCTAGCGTTCGGCTCCGACCATGGCCTCCAGGGAGGCGCACTCGATTTCGCGGGCGGGACTGTGGTGCATATCAGTTCTGGGGTCTCAGCACTAATATGCGCATTGCTCCTGGGAAAACGCAAAGGCTTCGGCACCTCCGATCTGCGACCTCATAATCTCACTTACACGATCTTGGGAGCCGCGATGCTCTGGGTAGGTTGGTTTGGTTTCAACGCCGGTAGTGAATTGGCCTCCGACGGCCTCACTTCAAGTGCCTTCGCCGTCACCCATTTTTCTGCTGCGGCGGGCGTATTGGGCTGGGCGTTCTACGAATGGATTACCAATGGCAAACCTAGCGTGTTGGGTGCTGCTTCGGGGGCGGTGGCCGGCCTGGTCTGCATTACCCCCGCTGCTGGTTTTGTGAATCCCATGCCTGCGATTCTCATGGGAGCGGCAGCTGGGGTCGTATGTGCCCTGGCCTGCGGCAAGCTCAAGAATTCCTTTGGCTATGACGATTCCCTCGACGCATTTGGTGTCCACGGCGTCGGAGGAACGCTTGGAGCGATACTTACGGGTGTATTTGCCACCCGTGCCTGCTGGAATATCGCCGAGGGAGAGCCTCTTGGCATGCTCGAAGGAGGGAACGTAATGCCCGGGCAACTTACCGCAATTGTCGTGACGTGGGTATTTAGTATCGTCGCCACGCTTATTATTCTCAAAATCGTCGATGTTGCCATCGGGCTGCGAGTTGATGAGAATAGTGAAGTGCGCGGACTGGACCTTACCGAGCACGGCGAAGAAGGCTACATCTTCGTGTAG
- a CDS encoding P-II family nitrogen regulator, which yields MKKIEAVLRHFKLEDVKNALSEIGVAGMTITEVRGFGRQKGHTETYRGTEYAVDFVPKVKLEIAVAEDRAQTVIDTIIRTAQTGQIGDGKIFVSDLTETIRIRTGETGNGAL from the coding sequence ATGAAAAAAATCGAAGCGGTCCTTCGGCATTTTAAGCTCGAAGATGTCAAGAATGCCTTAAGCGAAATCGGTGTCGCGGGGATGACCATAACAGAAGTCCGAGGCTTCGGTCGCCAAAAAGGCCATACCGAAACATATCGCGGCACTGAGTATGCGGTCGACTTTGTTCCCAAGGTCAAGCTGGAAATCGCCGTAGCAGAGGACCGTGCCCAAACAGTGATCGACACGATCATCCGTACCGCACAGACTGGTCAGATCGGCGACGGTAAAATCTTCGTCTCCGACCTTACCGAGACGATCCGCATCCGCACCGGCGAGACCGGCAACGGAGCGTTGTAG
- the tnpA gene encoding IS200/IS605 family transposase yields the protein MPQSLTKLYAHLIFSTKNRQPYIDESIRPRVHGYLATVVRNIDSPWVVVGGVADHVHILFDMGKLHAPLEFVEHVKRESSKFVKTLDPKYKSFYWQRGYGMFSVGPAHRGEAEEYVRNQEKHHHKKTFQEEFRSF from the coding sequence ATGCCCCAATCTCTGACAAAGCTCTATGCCCATTTGATTTTTAGTACCAAGAATCGCCAACCCTATATCGACGAGTCCATTCGGCCACGAGTTCACGGATACTTGGCGACGGTCGTGCGCAATATCGATTCCCCCTGGGTCGTCGTGGGTGGTGTTGCCGATCATGTTCATATTCTCTTCGACATGGGTAAGCTTCACGCACCGTTAGAGTTCGTCGAGCACGTGAAGCGAGAATCTTCGAAATTTGTAAAAACACTTGATCCAAAGTATAAGAGTTTTTACTGGCAACGTGGCTACGGCATGTTCTCAGTTGGACCAGCGCACCGCGGTGAAGCCGAAGAATACGTGCGAAACCAAGAGAAACATCACCACAAGAAGACCTTCCAAGAGGAATTCCGGTCGTTCTAG
- a CDS encoding [protein-PII] uridylyltransferase family protein: MLESSPFGNLLTELRQDLVDRRDEIREVHQRGLSGTQVSAKLASLLDTVLMRLLDATLTEATGPRAASFASNMAVICLGSHGRRQCSPFSDVDLMFLYQGMSRSEVAGILRPMTQGVFDIGLHLGSSIRKPAEAVQLARDDTVICTSLIDARLLKGNRSLFEEFRTSFEKMARRNSKSLCKSFLEARADERNQYGESVYLLQPHVKRSRGGIRDLNLLRWLGFAEFGQSDPDRLHLLGAMSKFDHHRLLSSSEYLLRLRNEMHFHAGASSDMLDRAEQLRIADWLGFQHRSGLLPVEQFMRDYFRHTNHIWQMVRRREASLLSVSTTSRVLDPLFAKTVDGDFRVGMKHVSATPVGLARVKSDLREVLRLVQLSAREGKPLDQPTYSALLLAAPDFPDDVSVEVRKEFYDMLGDPHTVGRLLAVLHELGYLEKLVPAMQHARHLLQFNQYHKYTVDEHSLRAVREAAAFDDSDDTLGHVYQDIQDKHVLHMALLLHDLGKGFEEDHSEVGRRIAEETARLYQLDEKSAEDIAFLVHKHLVLSHLTFRRDTSDIRVLEGFARQIGTEERMRMLFVLTCADLAAVGPDVLTDWKRDVLTDVYSRTLKFLQNEDSTDFRAILTAQTAAVLTALTHEQRGDAWYVRQLESLPASQLVSQDPQTIVQTLTRLKPLAEGAADAWCHFNPETKVVECFAGVNRGLGRGVFSSMAGTLSSSGLEILAADVDVLADDLLIVRYTAAEAQPTNPPTSDRLNSLAKQMIASLESDQAPQFRRVWGQEQEEASRKLTDMTSEVRIDTSLSADFTIVEIFTFDRPGLLYALARKLHDLGMVIRHAKIGTFIDQVVDVFYVTNRDGTKVTDEGTLTILKHELMQVIEEE; this comes from the coding sequence ATGCTTGAAAGTTCCCCCTTTGGCAACTTGCTTACCGAGCTTCGCCAGGATCTCGTGGATCGTCGCGATGAAATCCGCGAGGTGCATCAGCGCGGACTCAGTGGTACTCAAGTCTCGGCCAAGCTTGCATCACTTCTCGACACAGTCCTTATGCGACTACTGGATGCCACCCTGACTGAGGCGACGGGGCCACGAGCAGCTTCCTTTGCTTCCAACATGGCGGTAATCTGTCTGGGCAGCCACGGTCGGCGGCAATGCTCTCCATTCTCTGATGTCGACTTGATGTTCCTATATCAAGGAATGTCGAGATCCGAAGTTGCTGGAATTCTGCGTCCCATGACTCAGGGAGTGTTTGATATCGGTTTGCACTTGGGATCGAGCATCCGCAAGCCAGCCGAAGCCGTGCAATTGGCCCGCGACGATACCGTGATCTGCACATCGCTTATCGACGCCCGATTGCTCAAAGGCAATCGAAGCCTGTTCGAAGAGTTTCGCACCAGTTTCGAAAAAATGGCCCGGCGCAATAGCAAGTCCCTGTGCAAATCTTTCCTCGAAGCGCGAGCTGACGAACGCAATCAATATGGCGAAAGTGTCTATCTTCTCCAGCCGCATGTCAAACGATCGCGGGGAGGGATTCGCGACTTGAACCTGCTCCGTTGGTTGGGGTTTGCTGAGTTCGGACAGTCAGACCCCGATCGGCTCCATCTCTTGGGGGCAATGTCAAAATTTGATCATCACCGTTTACTTTCCTCCAGTGAATACCTGCTACGACTTCGCAACGAGATGCATTTTCACGCGGGCGCTTCAAGCGACATGCTAGACCGAGCCGAACAGCTGCGAATTGCCGATTGGCTGGGCTTCCAGCATCGCAGCGGACTCCTGCCGGTTGAGCAGTTCATGCGAGACTACTTTCGCCACACGAATCATATTTGGCAAATGGTTCGTCGACGCGAAGCAAGCTTGCTCTCTGTTTCGACAACCTCACGAGTACTCGATCCTCTGTTCGCCAAAACGGTAGATGGTGACTTTCGTGTCGGGATGAAACATGTCAGCGCAACTCCGGTGGGCTTAGCGCGCGTGAAATCCGACCTCCGCGAAGTGTTGCGGTTGGTGCAACTCTCCGCACGCGAAGGAAAACCGCTCGACCAACCAACCTACTCCGCACTGCTGTTGGCTGCACCCGATTTTCCTGACGACGTTTCAGTGGAAGTACGCAAAGAATTCTATGACATGCTGGGGGACCCACACACCGTTGGCAGGCTGCTCGCGGTGCTGCATGAATTGGGCTACCTCGAAAAGTTAGTTCCCGCCATGCAGCACGCGCGGCACTTACTCCAGTTCAATCAATATCACAAATACACGGTGGACGAGCACTCACTCCGCGCCGTACGCGAGGCCGCCGCATTCGACGATTCGGACGATACACTGGGCCACGTTTATCAAGACATTCAAGACAAGCACGTTTTGCACATGGCGTTGCTTCTGCACGACCTTGGCAAAGGTTTTGAGGAAGATCACAGCGAGGTCGGCCGGCGCATCGCAGAAGAAACTGCCAGGTTGTATCAGCTGGACGAAAAATCAGCAGAAGACATTGCGTTTCTCGTTCACAAACATCTAGTGTTGTCGCACCTGACGTTCCGTCGTGACACCTCCGACATCCGAGTACTGGAAGGCTTTGCTCGGCAAATAGGAACTGAGGAGCGCATGCGGATGCTGTTCGTGTTGACATGCGCCGATCTGGCCGCTGTCGGCCCCGATGTGCTGACCGACTGGAAACGTGATGTGCTGACGGATGTCTATTCGCGTACTCTCAAGTTTCTCCAAAACGAAGATTCCACCGACTTCCGTGCGATCCTCACCGCCCAAACGGCTGCGGTGCTGACAGCCCTGACTCACGAGCAACGCGGCGATGCATGGTACGTGCGACAATTGGAATCACTCCCAGCGAGCCAATTGGTCAGTCAAGATCCTCAGACGATCGTGCAAACCCTCACACGCCTCAAGCCGCTCGCCGAAGGTGCAGCCGATGCCTGGTGCCATTTCAATCCAGAGACTAAAGTCGTCGAGTGCTTTGCCGGGGTCAACCGCGGCTTAGGTCGCGGCGTCTTTTCCAGCATGGCGGGCACACTCAGCAGTTCAGGCTTGGAGATCCTAGCCGCCGATGTCGACGTGTTGGCCGACGATCTGCTGATCGTTCGCTACACAGCAGCCGAAGCCCAACCGACCAATCCCCCGACTTCGGACCGCTTGAACAGCCTCGCCAAACAAATGATCGCTTCGCTGGAAAGCGACCAGGCCCCTCAATTCCGTCGAGTCTGGGGCCAAGAACAGGAAGAGGCTTCAAGAAAACTTACCGACATGACCAGCGAAGTACGGATCGATACTTCGCTCTCCGCAGATTTTACGATCGTCGAAATCTTCACCTTCGACCGTCCTGGCCTGTTGTACGCTTTGGCCCGCAAACTCCACGACCTCGGCATGGTAATCCGCCACGCCAAGATCGGCACCTTCATCGATCAAGTGGTCGACGTGTTCTACGTGACCAATCGCGACGGGACCAAAGTCACCGACGAGGGAACGCTGACAATTCTCAAACACGAGTTAATGCAGGTCATCGAAGAGGAGTAG
- a CDS encoding HNH endonuclease, whose amino-acid sequence MSVGRLLPRATGNRAFYVRCEWNVFLLDDANTLVDSEFSLGVLDESPCVIVESSGGANPARGVTRRNPDYNKLLGLLLQRLANADARLTAVLLDSNRVADISISDRTAKLDHPYPIDLSVEDIDEIRRMMGRAVAMMHRAPHAKTGGNAQKRIRLCLDRTVSPPQLLTARAGTELSNEITDDHAPGHTETEQAYIRKARIGQGQFRSLLLESYNTTCPILGISNPELLVASHIKPWSACTNQERLDPKNGILLSSLFDKLFDRGLITFNNDGTMIISPSLSSEDRAKCNLHQVPQLSLSNASEPYMEYHRVCVYKHT is encoded by the coding sequence TTGTCAGTTGGACGCCTGCTCCCGCGGGCGACCGGCAACCGAGCCTTTTACGTTAGGTGCGAATGGAACGTGTTTCTTCTTGACGACGCCAACACGCTTGTCGACTCCGAGTTCAGCTTGGGCGTCTTAGACGAATCGCCGTGTGTAATTGTCGAAAGTAGCGGTGGAGCGAATCCCGCCAGGGGAGTAACTCGACGCAACCCTGACTACAACAAGCTGCTTGGTCTACTTCTGCAACGGCTCGCAAATGCCGACGCTCGACTTACAGCTGTCTTGCTTGATTCAAATCGAGTCGCTGATATCTCAATCTCGGATCGCACAGCCAAGTTGGATCATCCGTACCCGATTGATCTTTCGGTTGAAGACATTGACGAAATCCGTCGAATGATGGGCCGTGCCGTAGCGATGATGCACCGCGCCCCCCATGCGAAAACCGGTGGCAATGCTCAAAAACGCATCCGTCTCTGCCTTGACCGCACAGTCTCGCCGCCACAATTACTGACGGCACGAGCAGGCACCGAGCTCTCTAACGAAATTACCGACGATCATGCACCAGGCCACACCGAAACTGAGCAGGCGTACATACGCAAGGCCCGAATTGGACAAGGTCAATTCCGCAGTCTACTGCTTGAGTCTTATAACACAACATGTCCGATTCTCGGTATATCTAATCCAGAGTTACTCGTTGCATCGCACATCAAGCCTTGGTCTGCGTGTACAAATCAGGAACGACTCGACCCAAAAAATGGCATCTTGCTCTCTTCTCTATTTGACAAGCTTTTTGACCGTGGGCTAATTACCTTCAACAATGACGGCACCATGATTATTTCGCCGTCTCTGTCGTCGGAAGATCGAGCAAAATGCAACCTTCACCAAGTTCCGCAACTCAGCCTCTCGAATGCGAGCGAACCGTATATGGAGTATCACAGGGTCTGCGTGTATAAACACACCTAA
- a CDS encoding contact-dependent growth inhibition system immunity protein → MGIRNLESKRRGQSLDELEADDWGPPPFDSYLVTTCHRLRKKPIGEFKIEDLRIMIGQEIGLLFLVPLALERIEADPLAEGDYYPGDLLVNVLRVSPEFWNGHAGWHRRLRDLLRRMELIPGEIAEEVERFQNSEA, encoded by the coding sequence ATGGGCATTCGTAATCTCGAAAGCAAGAGGCGTGGTCAGTCGCTCGACGAACTCGAAGCTGACGATTGGGGACCACCTCCATTTGATTCCTATCTCGTCACAACTTGCCATCGATTGCGGAAGAAGCCCATTGGTGAATTCAAGATCGAAGACCTGCGCATCATGATTGGACAGGAGATTGGTTTGTTGTTTCTCGTCCCACTCGCGCTGGAACGAATCGAAGCGGACCCCTTGGCCGAAGGAGACTATTATCCGGGCGATCTTCTCGTCAACGTGTTGCGAGTGTCACCGGAGTTCTGGAATGGACATGCGGGCTGGCATAGACGGCTCCGAGACTTACTCCGTCGCATGGAACTCATTCCCGGGGAGATTGCCGAGGAAGTCGAGCGTTTCCAGAATTCAGAGGCCTAA
- a CDS encoding DUF3500 domain-containing protein: MNSWLSCCDDYDSQSINRRRFLQRTGKLAFLGGAAIAGSPLILPSGISRGSEPIASSSAPTSESLVKLLYEALSPGQREKVCFAWDHQDSKRGLLRTRIANNWDITDQYINDDFYSDDQRALIRAVFESLYQPEWHAKIDQQLDDDAGGFGEQNSIAIFGEPGSEHFEFVLTGRHMTVRCDGNSTEHMAFGGPIFYGHAADGFDEGPTHPGNVFWPQAVEANKLYQALDGKQQQLALVKQGLPREQRVGFQGAEGKFQGIPLTEFSSDQKERVQEVLRKLVEPYRQNDRDEVIACLNQQGGLDACHLAFFQEGDIGKDGVWDNWRLEGPSFVWHFRGSPHVHVWVNVANDAGVKLNA; this comes from the coding sequence ATGAATTCCTGGCTTTCGTGCTGTGACGATTACGATTCCCAATCTATTAATCGCAGGAGGTTTCTTCAGCGGACGGGCAAACTAGCTTTTTTGGGTGGTGCAGCGATTGCAGGCTCGCCGCTGATTCTGCCTTCGGGGATTTCCCGGGGCTCTGAGCCGATTGCTTCTTCCTCTGCTCCCACTTCGGAGTCGCTGGTCAAGCTGCTCTACGAAGCACTCTCGCCGGGACAGCGCGAGAAAGTTTGTTTCGCCTGGGATCATCAGGACTCTAAGCGTGGCCTTTTGCGGACACGAATCGCCAACAATTGGGATATCACCGATCAATACATTAACGACGACTTCTATTCGGACGATCAACGAGCACTGATTCGTGCCGTGTTCGAGAGTCTCTATCAACCAGAATGGCATGCGAAGATCGACCAGCAACTCGACGACGATGCGGGCGGCTTTGGCGAGCAGAACAGTATTGCGATATTTGGTGAACCAGGGAGTGAGCATTTCGAGTTTGTTCTCACAGGTCGCCACATGACGGTTCGCTGTGATGGCAATTCGACCGAGCACATGGCATTTGGCGGGCCGATTTTTTATGGCCACGCTGCCGACGGTTTCGACGAAGGTCCCACGCACCCGGGCAATGTGTTTTGGCCACAAGCTGTTGAAGCGAATAAGCTGTATCAGGCTCTTGACGGCAAGCAGCAACAATTGGCTTTGGTTAAACAAGGTCTGCCGCGCGAGCAGCGTGTTGGATTCCAAGGTGCCGAAGGGAAGTTTCAGGGGATTCCTCTTACTGAGTTTTCCAGCGACCAGAAGGAGCGGGTGCAGGAAGTGCTTCGCAAACTCGTCGAGCCCTATCGACAGAACGACCGCGATGAAGTGATTGCCTGTTTGAATCAGCAGGGGGGCCTCGATGCATGCCATCTGGCTTTCTTTCAAGAAGGTGACATTGGTAAGGATGGTGTGTGGGACAACTGGCGACTGGAAGGTCCGTCGTTCGTCTGGCATTTCCGTGGTTCGCCGCATGTGCATGTGTGGGTGAACGTGGCGAATGATGCGGGGGTGAAGTTGAACGCTTAG
- a CDS encoding HD-GYP domain-containing protein has product MATIQDPKALGTANLAQQEYLSIPISVFQLDHLAHVDLYCKFEGIASPVLYRSAAIPITLRDIEELRDKGHRALYVLSSDYAQLDRSLNESLHDILADSSIAPAERFAILQTAAAMEMDLAFHMIKCDRYVTLSQRIADQITHLLDGENLIPQQLFSVVRHDYYTYTHMINVAGFATLFADLLGIGDPQTRDQITKGALLHDIGKRFIPAKILCKAEALTEDEWQLIKAHPQRGYEDLCHRSDLTTEQLLMVYSHHERCDGEGYPVGLVREEIHPWARLLAIVDVFDAITSARPYRKPMTVSQGLSYLESQSGSHFDPEMVQCWTSAMRQN; this is encoded by the coding sequence ATGGCTACAATTCAGGACCCAAAGGCACTCGGTACTGCGAATCTCGCGCAGCAAGAGTATCTCTCCATCCCCATCTCTGTATTTCAATTGGACCACCTCGCCCATGTCGATCTCTACTGTAAGTTCGAGGGCATCGCTTCCCCGGTGCTATACCGAAGTGCGGCAATTCCAATCACTTTGAGAGACATCGAAGAGCTCCGCGATAAAGGCCACCGTGCTCTCTATGTATTAAGTTCTGACTACGCTCAACTCGATCGCAGTCTGAACGAATCGTTGCACGATATACTCGCTGATTCTTCCATTGCGCCTGCGGAGCGGTTTGCCATCTTACAAACTGCTGCGGCCATGGAGATGGACCTGGCCTTTCACATGATCAAGTGCGATCGCTATGTTACGCTATCCCAGCGAATCGCGGATCAAATCACCCATTTGCTTGATGGTGAGAACCTCATACCGCAGCAGCTTTTCTCCGTCGTGCGACATGACTACTATACTTACACCCACATGATCAATGTCGCAGGTTTCGCAACCTTATTTGCCGATCTACTGGGAATCGGTGATCCACAAACAAGAGATCAGATCACTAAAGGGGCACTACTTCACGACATTGGAAAGCGCTTCATACCTGCGAAAATACTTTGCAAGGCAGAGGCCCTTACCGAAGACGAATGGCAGTTAATTAAAGCTCATCCTCAACGCGGCTACGAGGACCTCTGCCATCGTTCCGATTTGACTACGGAGCAACTGCTCATGGTCTATTCTCATCACGAGCGCTGCGACGGCGAGGGATATCCTGTTGGGCTCGTGAGGGAGGAGATTCACCCCTGGGCCAGGCTTCTGGCGATCGTCGATGTATTCGACGCGATCACTAGTGCCCGCCCCTATCGCAAGCCCATGACAGTGTCCCAAGGCCTCAGTTACCTTGAATCTCAATCAGGCTCACACTTCGATCCGGAGATGGTCCAATGCTGGACATCAGCCATGAGACAAAACTGA
- a CDS encoding serine/threonine protein kinase, translating into MSEDQLEAPASDNYPQLDAKNTDRKLSQYYSNSFSRYSDFKPLGKGGSALLRSCLDGNLGRTIVMKTLHPHLAQNEYMRARFLREARVTAQLQHPATVPVYEIGHDIEGRLYFTMKKVEGETLREILERQCSGDEQAIATYNLDRMLGLLIQVCNALSYAHAHGVVHRDVKPENIQIGSFGEVMLLDWGVAKVWSSNDPDLPEIEHEILTDVGQRPGTPLYMSPEQIRGGGEEIDERTDIYGIGVVLYEMLTLKEPHRGENINETFEMILKEDTIPPETRTPKRQVPKQLSAITMKALEKDPANRYQTMAELIYALRDFRSRVFQSHTED; encoded by the coding sequence ATGAGTGAAGACCAACTCGAAGCTCCCGCCAGCGACAACTATCCGCAGCTCGACGCCAAGAACACCGACCGCAAGCTGTCGCAATACTACTCAAATAGCTTCTCGCGGTACTCCGACTTCAAACCACTAGGCAAGGGGGGGTCTGCCCTCTTGCGGTCTTGCTTGGATGGCAACCTTGGCCGAACGATTGTGATGAAGACGCTGCACCCGCACTTGGCTCAGAACGAGTACATGCGGGCACGTTTTCTGCGGGAAGCTCGCGTTACAGCACAGCTGCAACATCCTGCAACCGTGCCCGTCTACGAGATTGGTCACGACATCGAGGGTCGGTTGTACTTTACGATGAAGAAGGTCGAAGGGGAGACTCTCCGCGAGATTCTCGAACGGCAATGCTCCGGTGACGAACAAGCGATCGCCACCTACAACCTCGACCGCATGTTGGGACTACTAATCCAAGTCTGTAATGCCCTCTCCTACGCCCATGCCCACGGAGTCGTACACCGCGATGTGAAACCGGAGAACATTCAGATTGGTTCTTTCGGCGAGGTGATGCTACTCGATTGGGGAGTCGCTAAGGTATGGTCCAGCAATGACCCCGATCTACCGGAGATTGAACACGAGATACTAACGGACGTGGGTCAACGACCCGGCACGCCACTCTACATGTCTCCCGAGCAGATTCGCGGAGGAGGCGAAGAAATCGACGAACGCACCGACATCTATGGAATTGGCGTCGTACTCTATGAGATGCTCACCTTGAAAGAACCTCATCGGGGTGAGAACATCAACGAAACCTTCGAGATGATACTCAAAGAAGACACGATCCCCCCTGAGACGCGTACACCGAAACGCCAAGTCCCCAAACAGCTCTCGGCGATCACCATGAAGGCTCTGGAGAAAGACCCGGCAAATCGCTATCAAACGATGGCAGAATTGATTTACGCCCTGCGCGACTTTCGCAGCCGCGTGTTTCAGTCCCATACGGAGGACTAA
- the mutM gene encoding bifunctional DNA-formamidopyrimidine glycosylase/DNA-(apurinic or apyrimidinic site) lyase yields MPELPEVETMRRGILPAVGSRITTVSRPRCQKRPIAFQPSFATFRRRVEGTRISKLSRAGKRVVIWLDSGEALVIEPRMTGLVLVKDAPTREHLRLRLELTDGPISEIYYWDRRGLGSVRLFSPDSFVDHFGAESLGPDALTITAEQYQTRLGQSQRAIKVALLDQRAVAGIGNLYAAEILHVARIHPQRRSDDLNRKHWQSLAEATRAVLTVAIQYEGSTLSDGTYRNALNKQGGYQNQHRVYARAGLPCPRCRGSQVERIVQCQRATFFCAKCQK; encoded by the coding sequence ATGCCGGAACTTCCTGAAGTTGAAACGATGCGTCGTGGGATTCTCCCGGCGGTTGGTAGTCGAATCACTACGGTTTCTAGGCCTCGTTGTCAGAAACGACCGATTGCCTTTCAACCTTCGTTTGCCACCTTTCGCCGTCGGGTGGAGGGAACGCGTATCTCGAAACTCAGTCGCGCTGGTAAGCGGGTTGTCATCTGGCTCGACAGTGGTGAAGCCTTGGTCATCGAGCCACGTATGACTGGGCTGGTGTTGGTCAAGGACGCTCCTACTCGCGAACATTTGCGGCTTCGCCTGGAGCTAACCGACGGGCCGATATCGGAGATCTACTACTGGGACCGCCGCGGGCTGGGAAGTGTTCGCCTCTTTTCTCCGGATTCTTTTGTGGATCACTTTGGCGCCGAGAGCTTGGGTCCCGATGCGCTTACGATCACGGCTGAGCAGTATCAAACACGACTTGGCCAGTCTCAACGAGCAATCAAAGTCGCCCTCCTGGACCAACGGGCGGTTGCGGGAATTGGGAATCTCTACGCAGCTGAGATTCTGCACGTTGCGCGGATTCACCCTCAACGTCGTTCCGACGATCTCAATAGAAAGCATTGGCAGTCTCTGGCCGAGGCAACACGGGCGGTGCTCACTGTGGCGATCCAGTATGAGGGTTCCACGCTGAGTGACGGCACCTACCGCAATGCTCTCAACAAACAAGGAGGCTATCAAAATCAACATCGTGTTTACGCCCGTGCTGGACTACCATGCCCACGTTGCCGTGGTAGCCAGGTCGAACGGATCGTACAGTGCCAACGCGCGACATTTTTCTGTGCAAAGTGCCAGAAGTAG